In one Nocardia tengchongensis genomic region, the following are encoded:
- a CDS encoding PE-PPE domain-containing protein, whose translation MISVLTCRGTGELFGSPDNMLSAVTRQLDPAIYEIGPDIDYPAAIGPANPQHNPFGCTEQQSISQGVAALVKAIHATPNRVGILGYSLGAEVVTRFLEAKARGEYPDCEVEWAATIANPMRREGDSIDPNPVGFGISGQHATWPDEIPTWEVAHPADGITSCPPDSPLRNLADTVSAFGFADMGGWTADLAERIRRNRWQAARFGSWTHPLRIWELWSQAAALMQGYLTGGAHTTAYLAGGYCDRLATILNRHPERG comes from the coding sequence GTGATCTCAGTCCTGACCTGCCGCGGCACCGGGGAGCTGTTCGGTTCACCGGACAACATGCTCAGCGCCGTGACCAGGCAGCTCGACCCGGCGATCTACGAAATCGGCCCGGACATCGACTACCCCGCCGCCATCGGCCCGGCCAACCCGCAGCACAACCCCTTCGGCTGCACCGAACAGCAGTCGATCAGCCAGGGTGTCGCCGCGTTGGTGAAGGCAATCCACGCCACCCCCAACCGGGTCGGCATCCTCGGCTACAGCCTCGGCGCGGAAGTGGTCACCCGCTTCCTCGAAGCGAAGGCGCGCGGCGAATACCCCGACTGCGAAGTCGAATGGGCCGCCACGATCGCCAATCCGATGCGCAGGGAAGGTGATTCGATCGATCCCAACCCCGTCGGATTCGGCATCAGTGGTCAGCACGCCACTTGGCCGGATGAAATCCCGACCTGGGAGGTAGCGCACCCGGCGGACGGCATCACGTCGTGCCCGCCGGATTCACCGCTGCGCAACCTCGCAGACACGGTGTCGGCTTTCGGCTTCGCCGACATGGGCGGCTGGACCGCTGACCTCGCCGAACGCATTCGCCGAAACCGCTGGCAGGCAGCGCGATTCGGGTCCTGGACGCATCCGCTCCGGATCTGGGAGCTGTGGTCACAGGCCGCTGCATTGATGCAGGGCTACCTGACCGGAGGTGCGCATACCACCGCGTATCTCGCCGGCGGCTATTGCGATCGCCTCGCGACCATCCTCAACCGACATCCGGAGAGGGGGTGA
- a CDS encoding GH25 family lysozyme: protein MTIFGIDISNNNGPDIDLAQVAREGFQFVFAKVSEGDGFVDHTWPAYRDAAHANGLLVAGYHYLRADADVDAQADLYVSHLGDAATMIDFEADSGDLSTFWAFVNAVNTRGREINLSYLPRWYWQRIGSPDISNVPGLIQSSYVYGSAPASALYPGDGTPFWIGFGGKNVDILQFTDAAMVAGHRVDANAFPGTIGQLRALLGLAPSTTQGVLMALTDAQQADLYKKVQEIWGQLRGPDGLGWPQLGQNEQGQNMTLVDALAKLQHDLAPNSTPVPKTAS, encoded by the coding sequence ATGACCATTTTCGGGATCGACATCTCCAATAACAACGGTCCGGACATCGACCTGGCGCAGGTAGCCCGCGAAGGTTTCCAGTTCGTCTTCGCCAAGGTCTCCGAGGGCGACGGCTTCGTCGACCACACCTGGCCTGCGTATCGAGATGCGGCTCATGCCAACGGCTTACTAGTAGCGGGCTACCACTATCTCAGGGCAGACGCAGACGTCGACGCTCAGGCCGACCTGTACGTCTCCCATCTCGGCGACGCCGCAACCATGATCGACTTCGAGGCTGATTCCGGCGACTTGTCCACCTTTTGGGCGTTCGTGAATGCGGTGAATACCCGAGGCCGCGAGATCAACCTGTCCTACCTACCGCGCTGGTACTGGCAGCGGATCGGCTCGCCTGACATTTCGAACGTGCCTGGACTGATCCAGTCGAGCTACGTCTACGGCTCGGCTCCCGCTTCGGCGCTGTACCCGGGTGACGGCACCCCGTTCTGGATCGGCTTCGGCGGCAAGAACGTCGACATCCTCCAGTTCACCGACGCGGCCATGGTCGCCGGGCATCGAGTGGACGCGAACGCCTTCCCCGGCACCATCGGCCAACTCCGTGCGCTGCTCGGGTTGGCACCATCAACTACCCAAGGAGTTCTCATGGCGCTCACGGATGCGCAACAGGCCGACCTGTACAAGAAGGTCCAGGAAATCTGGGGTCAGCTCCGCGGCCCCGACGGCCTCGGCTGGCCACAGCTCGGCCAGAACGAGCAGGGACAGAACATGACTCTTGTCGATGCGCTGGCCAAGCTCCAGCACGATCTCGCGCCGAATTCGACTCCGGTCCCGAAGACGGCTTCGTGA